In Populus nigra chromosome 1, ddPopNigr1.1, whole genome shotgun sequence, one genomic interval encodes:
- the LOC133693649 gene encoding glucan endo-1,3-beta-glucosidase 11-like — protein sequence MEHSRFYYHVSLILSISGLVFPVMVGSIGINYGQIANNLPTPDNVIPLVKSIGATKVKLYDADPRVLKAFANTGVEFIVGLGNEYLSKMRDPDKAQAWVKANVQAYLPATKITCITIGNEILTLNDTSLTDNLLPAMQGIQTALVNLGLDKQVSVTTAHSLAVLDVSFPPSAGSFRKDLVGSITPILNFHAKTNSPFLINAYPFFAFKSNPKQVSLDFVLFQPNQGVIDPKSNFHYDNMLFAQIDAVYSALASLGYSKLPVHISETGWPSKGDEDEVGATLENAKKYNGNLFKTICQRKGTPMRPNTDLNIYVFALFNENMKPGPTSERNYGLFKPDGSPAYLLGINGTDAISTNSTPTTATTTTTTPAPRSPESSSTGYLSISAAVKGRWISCIGQLLFPLLLLSCLAFRLAF from the exons ATGGAGCACAGTAGATTCTACTACCATGTTTCACTCATCCTTTCCATTTCAG GTTTGGTGTTTCCTGTCATGGTGGGTTCTATTGGGATAAATTATGGTCAGATTGCAAACAACCTTCCAACACCAGACAATGTAATCCCTTTAGTGAAATCAATTGGGGCAACAAAAGTGAAACTTTACGATGCAGATCCAAGAGTGCTTAAAGCATTTGCTAATACAGGGGTGGAATTCATAGTTGGTCTTGGAAATGAGTATTTGTCAAAGATGAGAGATCCAGATAAAGCACAAGCTTGGGTAAAAGCAAATGTTCAAGCTTATTTACCAGCTACAAAAATCACTTGCATCACAATTGGTAATGAAATCTTAACCTTGAATGACACAAGTCTAACAGACAATCTCCTTCCTGCAATGCAAGGCATTCAGACAGCTTTAGTGAATTTGGGACTTGATAAGCAAGTCTCGGTTACTACTGCTCATTCTTTGGCAGTTCTTGATGTGTCATTTCCACCTTCAGCTGGATCTTTTCGAAAAGATCTAGTGGGGAGCATCACCCCCATATTGAATTTCCATGCCAAGACTAATTCACCATTTTTAATCAATGCGTATCCCTTTTTCGCATTCAAGTCTAACCCCAAACAAGTTTCTTTAGATTTTGTGTTGTTTCAGCCAAATCAAGGGGTTATTGATCCGAAAAGCAACTTCCATTATGATAATATGCTGTTTGCTCAAATTGATGCTGTGTATTCTGCATTAGCAAGTTTAGGATACAGTAAATTGCCAGTTCACATATCAGAAACTGGCTGGCCATCAAAAGGTGATGAAGATGAAGTAGGAGCAACCCTCGAAAATGCTAAGAAATATAACGGGAACTTGTTTAAGACAATTTGTCAAAGGAAGGGAACTCCAATGAGGCCTAATACAGATTTGAACATTTATGTTTTTGCTTTGTTTAATGAAAACATGAAGCCTGGACCAACTTCTGAGAGGAATTATGGGTTGTTTAAGCCTGATGGATCGCCAGCTTATTTGCTTGGAATTAATGGAACTGATGCTATTAGCACTAACTCCACCCCCACcactgccaccaccaccaccaccactcctGCACCGCGGTCACCGGAGAGTTCTTCAACTGGGTATTTGTCAATTTCTGCTGCTGTAAAG GGAAGATGGATCAGTTGCATAGGCCAGCTACTGTTTCCATTGCTGTTGTTGAGCTGCTTGGCCTTTAGACTAGCATTTTGA